In one window of Thermus aquaticus DNA:
- a CDS encoding ABC transporter ATP-binding protein — MDTLNPTRPEDLGPILLLVNNIEVVYHDIIQVLRGVSLKVPEGRITALLGPNGAGKTTTLRAISGLLIPEDGEVVRGEILYRNEPIHNRPPEEIVKKGIVQVLEGRRVFKHLTVEENLLVGTLTRRGVNLKEELERIYHYFPRLADLRHRLAGYCSGGEQQMIAIGRALLTKPRLLLLDEPSLGLAPLLVREIFDIVARVNAEEGVTVLVVEQNARVALSVAHYGYIMETGRVVLEGDRDYLLENPDVQEFYLGVAKGGGRKSFKEVKAYKRRKRFM; from the coding sequence TGGTCTACCACGACATCATCCAGGTGCTCCGGGGGGTTTCCCTAAAGGTGCCGGAGGGGCGGATCACCGCCCTCCTGGGCCCCAACGGCGCCGGGAAGACCACCACGCTAAGGGCCATCTCCGGCCTTCTCATCCCCGAGGACGGGGAGGTGGTCCGAGGGGAGATCCTCTACCGAAACGAGCCCATCCACAACCGGCCCCCGGAGGAGATCGTCAAGAAGGGCATCGTGCAGGTCCTGGAGGGGCGGCGGGTCTTCAAGCACCTGACAGTGGAGGAGAACCTCCTGGTGGGGACCCTGACCCGGCGGGGGGTGAACCTGAAGGAGGAGCTGGAGCGCATCTACCACTACTTCCCCCGCTTGGCCGACCTCCGCCACCGCTTGGCGGGGTACTGTTCGGGGGGGGAGCAGCAGATGATCGCCATCGGCCGCGCCCTCCTCACCAAGCCCAGGCTCCTCCTCCTGGACGAGCCCTCTCTGGGCCTTGCCCCCCTTCTGGTGCGGGAGATCTTTGACATCGTGGCCCGGGTCAACGCCGAGGAGGGGGTCACGGTGTTGGTGGTGGAGCAGAACGCCCGGGTGGCCCTTTCCGTGGCCCACTACGGCTACATCATGGAGACGGGCCGGGTGGTCCTCGAGGGGGACCGGGACTACCTCCTGGAAAACCCCGACGTCCAGGAGTTTTACCTGGGCGTGGCCAAGGGGGGCGGGCGGAAGAGCTTCAAGGAGGTCAAGGCCTACAAGAGGCGCAAGCGCTTCATGTAG